CATACCTGAATTGATGGTTGATTGCTTTGTCACACGCTTAACGCCTCGATAGTCGTCGCTGTTGCTGACGATAACCGGCGTGGCGAGATCGTACCCGGCGGCAAGGATCGCCTCGCGGTCGAACTCTATCAGCAGATCGCCGGGTTTAATTTTGTCCCCCGGCTGAACGTGTGCGGTGAAGTGCTGCCCCTCCAGCTTCACCGTATCGATACCAATGTGAATTAAGACTTCGATGCCGCTGTTGCTGAGCAGGCCGATGGCGTGGCGAGTCTGGAACAACGAGGCGACCTCACCGTAAAACGGCGCCCGGACTTCGTTGGCGAGCGGGATAATGGCTGCGCCCTGCCCCAGCAATCCACCAGAAAACGTGGCGTCCGGCACCTGATCCATCGCCAGCACCGTGCCGCTCATCGGCGCCAGAATATCATCGTCTCCGGCAATGGCGGTGGGGGAAGCGGCAGGCTGCAGGCTGCGCGGCAGGCCAAAGGCCCAGGTCAGCGCACAGGCCAGAACCAGCGACAGCATCGTCCCGCTAATCGCCCCCCATACCGAGCTGTCCATTCCTCCTGGGGGAAGCATCTGCGCCAGGCTGAAAATGCTCGCCAGGCCGAAGGAGTAGAGATTGCTCTGGCTGTAGCCAACGATCGCCCCGCCGATAGCGCCGGCGACGCAGCCAAAAATAAAGGGTCGGCGATAAGGCAGCGTTACGCCATAAACCGCTGGCTCGGTAATCCCGAAGATCCCCGCGGTGGCGGCGGAGCCCGCAAGGACTTTCAGTTTGGCATCACGAGTGGCGAGGAATACGCCAAGCGCAGCGCCTACCTGGCCCGTCACCGCCGGCAGCAGCAGCGGCATTAGCGTGTCGTGGCCCAGCACGCTGAGGTTGTTGATCATGATGGGCACCAGCCCCCAGTGCAGGCCGAAAATCACGCAGATTTGCCAGATAGCGCCCATCACCGTTCCCGCAAGCCACGGCGCAAAGGCGTAAATGGCCTGATAGCCGTGCGCGAGCATCTGGCTAAGCCAGGTTGCCGCCGGGCCGATAATCAGGAACGTTAGTGGGACGACTACGGCCAGGCAAACTAGCGGCGTAAAGAAGTTCTTCATTGCGGAAGGGAATACGCGGTTGCAGCGCTTTTCCAGCCAGCAGCAGATCCAGGCGGCGAAGATTATGGGGATAACCGAGGAGCTGTAGTTGATAAAGGTCACCGGAATGCCCAGGAAGCGTTCAGGCTGGGCCGCAGCGTCAAGGGCCTGGGTAATGAGCGGGTGCGTTAAGGCTCCGCCGATAGCCATAGTCAAAAATGGGCTGCCGCCAAATTTTTTTCCGGCGGTGTAGCCCAGAACCAGCGGGAAGAAGTAAAACAGCGAATCGCTGGCCGCAAACCAGATTTTCCAGGTGGCGGAAGCGGTATCCAGCCAGCCGCAGACTACGCTTAGCGCCAGCAGCCCTTTAAGAATACCGGAGGCGGCCATCACGCCGAGGAAGGGGGTAAATATTGCCGAGACGATATCGATCAGCCTGTTAAGAAGATTATTTCCTCCGCCCTTCTCTTCCTGCGGCGTCGTATCCTCATTAATGCCGGCGGCCGAGCAGACGGCGGTATAAACATCGTGTACATGATTGCCAATCACCACCTGAAATTGCCCGCCGCTCTCCACCACCGTGATAACATCCGGGTTGTTTTTCAGCTCGGGATCGGCCCGCGAGTTGTCTTTTAGCTTAAAGCGCAGCCGGGTAGCGCAGTGTACCAGGCTAACGATGTTTTGCTTTCCGCCGACATGCTTGAGGATCTCCTGCGCCAGCGCTTGATAGTCCATAACCGCTTTCCTTCTACGTCACGCCCGCAGGCGTAGTGTGCTGAGTTAAGGTTAAAAAAAAACCTGAGCCAGCCGCCCACAAGGGGAGCTAACGCTCAGGTTTTGCCTGCCGAAGCAGTCACAATCCGTCTTGTTGTGTTAAGCCTTGCGGCTCTCTTTACGCACTCGCTCAATGTGAATCGCGAGAAACATGATCTCTTCATTACTCAGCTCGCGCTGATGGCTTTTTGCCAGATGCCGCCGAAGTTTCTCCGCACAGCGCCATGCCAGCGGGTAGTTATCCTTCACTGCCGCATACAGGGTTTGATCATCGTCCTCTACCGTCGAACGGTTTAACAACCTCTGGGCAAAGAATTTCAAGTGGGTCACAAAGCGCTGGTAGCTGAGGCTCTCTTCCTGGTATTCAATCTGCAGCTGGTACTTCACGATATGCAGGATTTCCTGCATCACGCGGGTGACGTCCATCACCTCCGGCATCTCACCTTCCAGCTGGGCGGTAACCAGGTGCAGCGCAATAAATCCCGCTTCATCTTCGGCAAGCTGCACGCCAAGCCGCTGATGGATAATGCCCAGAGCCTCCCGCCCCAGCGCAAACTCTTTTGGATACAGGCGCTTGATTTCCCACAGCAGCACGTTGCGGATGGCCATCCCTTTTTTCTGACGCTCCATCGCAAAGTGGCAGTGGTCCGTCAGCGAAATGTAGAGGCTTTCCTGCAGCTTGCCCAGCCGTTCGCGAGCCAGCTGAATAATGCGATCGCTGGCGGTCATCACCTCCAGCGGGATCTGATTGAGCAGCTCGCTTAACCTCGCCACCAGCTCGTCGCTTTGCAGAGCAAAGACCTTTTCTATTTTGCCGCGGTCAAGGCTGTCTCCCGGCTGTTTCTGAAAGCCCAGCCCCTTTCCCATCACCACCTGCTCGCGCCGATGTTCGTCGAGGATAACCACTACGTTATTGTTCAGTATTTTGGCGATTTCCATGGTGACCCCAGAAACAAAAAAACCTGACCTCTGGCAGGGCCAGATAATCAGGTTTTGCCTGCGAAGCGCAGTAACAATCCAACCTATGCACTCTATCACGGAGGATATATCGCTCAACGCCTCAGGGTGAAAAGCGTGATAGCGATCTCGGCACAGCTTCGCTATTAGCCGCCGACTTCCGCCGCGAACAGTTTGCGGTACTGTTCTTCAAACTGCGGGGCATTCCACTCCCCGTCAAACAGAGTCCAGGTGATGTACCCGCGGTTCAGCCAGCCGGTGTCGGTATCGGTATCCACCGGCGTCAGCACTTTTTCGCTGAGGATTTGCTGAGTTTTACCGTCAGGCAACAGCTTGTAGTAGTGCTGTGGTACCGGATTACGTTCGTTTTCGACGAATTTCACCCCCTTTATGGCCTTTTTCTCCAGCGCCGGATAGTTAATGCTTAACCCGGAGCCCGCAGGCAGTACCGCCTGACCCGGATGCCAGTTTTTTGCCAGCGCGTCTACCAGACCTGCGACATAGTCGACGGAGTCAGGCCAGTACTTGTGGGTGCTTGGCCATCCGGCCTTCATCTCTTTTTCGCTAAGAATGTAGCCAATGCTGGCGGCGATGGACGGATAACCATAGCGTACCGCACGGGCTGCCGCGCCGATGGTGCCCGAGTTAAGCTGCGCGACGCCGGTGTTCGGGCCATCGTTCACGCCCGAGATAACCAGATCCGGCGGCGTCTCTTTCATCACGCCGAGGACGCCAAAATCAAGGGCGTCTGCCGGCGTGCCAGGGAAGCAGTAGCGCTTGTCTGCACTCTTTTTGACGTCAAAAATTTTATTTGGCTTAAAGGTAATGGCTGAGCCAATACCGCTTTGGTTCGTTGAAGGCGCAACCAACCAGACCTCATAGCCTTTTGCCGTCAGTTTATCCTGAAGCGACGTGGTGCCCACAGACTGACAGCCATCGTCATTCACCAGCAAAATACGCATCGGACGCTCGGCGGCAAAGGTGGAGCCGGCAATGGCTGTCAACATCAGCCCGGCGATGATTTTCTTTTTCATTTTCACTCCTTCTTTATTACGTAATCAGAATAAATTAAAACGATATTCAACACGAACGGTGCCGCCCACGCCTTTAGCGCGGCGGAAACTGCTGTTATTTTCATCCAAAGCAGGCATTTTCGATGAAGTTAATTTCCAGCTATAGCTTGGGCCAAACCCGGCAAATACATCCAGCCCTTTTATTTGCGGACTGTTCCAGAGGAAATAGCCACCGCACTCCCACTCTTTCAGTGCAACATTTTTATATTTCATGCCAAAACCATAATTACCGTACAGGCCAATTAATAATTCAGGTAAGAGTTGATACTGGCTGTACAAATAAACCATCTGCTCGCCATCATTGATATAATCGTTACCCTCGCCGTCTGCCTTACTATTAAAGGCCCCGCGGGTATTTTTACCAAAATGCCAGTAGAAGTGGCCTAAGCCATTATCCAGGCTGGCCCGGGTATGCGACCAGCCGACCCCGGACTCAGAACGCCCGTACTGATAGCCCACAAGGGCAAACAGGTGCTGAGCGGTGCGGCTAAACCCCCGGGCGCCTTCCCATTCGCTGAGTCCCCGGGCGTAGTAGTAGGTGCTTTTTGCCAGCAGATTAAGCTCTTCACCCAGCGGCATCATGGCGCTGGCTTCAACGCCGTGACGCAGCAGATAGCTGGCGCTTTCGGCGGCAATATAGCTAATTTTGCTGCCCTTCACGGGCGTCCAGCTCATTTCTCCGGTGGCGATATAGTCAATCTGCTTGTTGCTTTTCAGCGTCCTGAAGCGGCGCTTCTCCGGCTCATCTCGCTCAGAAAAACGGTTTACGACCGCCGCTTTTATCCCCATGCTATCCCACTTCAGCTCAGAGCTAACGCCTTCCCAGGTGCTGGGCGCGGCGCGGCTACGGGTCACGTTGAGCGCGGCAAATTTATAGAGCTGACGCCAGCCCGCCCAGAGCGAGAGGTGCCGCTGAGCATCACCCCAGCGCGCTTTAGCGTAAAGCTGCCCGAGCTTGTGGAAGCCCTGCGCTTTGCCGTTTTTATCGCGCAGCAGATCCCTGCCGTAGAAGGCATCGTTGGCGTACAGTTTTGCCACGCCATACCACGAAGCATCGACGCCAACGCGATCCCCAAGCCAGCCGCTTTGCCAGTCCAGATGCAGCCCCTGGGCCCAGGCACTCTGATTGCCGATACCCTGATCCGACATCGAGTCGGTGGTATTCAGCATCCAGACATTTTTAAGCGTTGAATCGAGATGGCTGCCGGTAAAAAGACCGCCGTCATAGTCAGAATAATCGGCCAGCGCTTCAGGAATCGCGCCCCAGCTAAGCAGCAGCATCAGGCTGCCTGTTATTTTTGTGTGTGAGTACATGGTAAACTTCCCTTGTTTTAAACAAAAAAAGAAGCAAAAAAAAACCTAAGTTCCTTCCCCGTTAATCGGAGAGAGAAACTTAGGTTTTGCCTGTCAAACAGTAACAATCCTTAATTTAGGCTGCCATTCTGGCATTACACTTTGGTCATCGCCAGCACTAAATAAATTGAATATGCAAAACTGTGAACCTGATTGCGAATCGGATGAAAGAAAAGAAATTAGTTAACAGAGAAAAGCGTCATCCGTTAATTAAAGGAAACGTTAACGGATTCCGCATAATAGATTATTTCAATGCACCAATGACGCAGGCGATTTCCCCGGAGGTTTTTAAAGTACGGATAACCGTAAACAACTCCGTTGCCTCAACATATTCTTTGCGTAAATAGCCGAGCCACTGCTTAATACGTGCCACGTGGTACATCCCGGTATCGCCCTGCTTTTCCAGGCGGCTGTATTTTTGCAACAGCGTAACAACATCGGCCCACGGCATACGGGCTTCGTTGTATTTGATAACCCGGCTCAGGTTGGGCACGTTCAGCGCCCCACGTCCAATCATCACCGAATCGCATCCCGTGGTCGCCAGGCAATCCTGAGCGCTTTGCCAGTCCCAGATTTCACCGTTTGCAATGACCGGAATCGACAGCCGCTGGCGGATTTCGCCGATTGCGCCCCAGTTGATAAGTTCGGCTTTATAGCCATCTTCTTTAGTACGCCCGTGAACCACCAGCTCCGTCGCGCCCGCCTGTTCGACCGCATCGGCAATTTCAAACTGCCGCGCGCCGCTGTCCCAGCCGAGGCGAATTTTCACCGTGACCGGTAAATGCGCGGGAACGGCCTCACGCATGGCTTTCGCCCCACGATAAATGAGTTCGGGATCTTTCAGCAATGTTGCGCCGCCGCCGCTGCCGTTGACCAGTTTTGACGGACAGCCGCAGTTGAGGTCAACGCCCCAGGAGCCCAGTTCAACCGCGCGAGCCGCGTTCTCGGCCAGCCACTGAGGATACTGCCCAAGAAGCTGGACACGCACCAGAGTGCCGGACGGAGTACGGCTGGCATGGTTCAGTTCGGGGCAAAGTTTTAGAAAGGATTTCACCGGCAGAAGCTGATCGACCACGCGAAGAAATTCGGTGATGCAAAGATCGTAGTCATTAACTTCGGTTAGAAGCTCACGAACTAAGGAATCAAGAACGCCTTCCATCGGGGCAAGAAGAACACGCATGACGCATCCGATAATATTGGTGTTGTTGTCCCCTCACCCCACCCTTCACCACAAAGGGAGAGAGGGAAAACAAAGCTCCTCGTCCCGAAGGGGAACACAGGGCGTCTTTAATCCCCTCTCCCTTGTAGGGAGAGGGTTAGTGCGAGGGTATAAAAAACTTACTGCGCAGCCGCCGGTTTGCGAGGTGGACGACGACGACGGGCATTATCACCTGCCGGCTTCGCTGCACCTTCGCCCTGCGGTTTACCGCCGCGGCGTGGGCCGTTGTTGCGATCGCCGGAAGCGCTGGCGTTACCACCGTTGCCGCCGCGACGCTGACCCTGGCCCTGGCTTTGGCCACCACGACCGCCGCCGCCGCGCTGCTGGCGACCATTTACGATAGGCTCGGCAGGAATAGAAGGATCAACATCATATCCCTCAAGCGCCATACGTGGGATCTCACGCTTCAGCAGACGCTCGATATCACGCAGCAGCTTATGCTCATCGACGCAAACCAAAGAGAGCGCTTCACCGGTTGCCGCCGCACGGCCGGTACGACCAATACGGTGAACATAGTCTTCCGGTACGTTAGGCAGCTCGTAGTTAACGACGTGAGGCAGCTCTTCGATATCCAGACCACGGGCCGCGATATCGGTCGCCACCAGCACACGAATGCCGCCGCTTTTAAAGTCGGCCAGCGCACGGGTACGGGCGCCCTGACTTTTATTACCGTGGATCGCCGCCGCGGTAATTCCGTCTTTTTGCAGCTGCTCAGCAAGGTGGTTAGCGCCGTGCTTGGTGCGGGTAAACACCAGCACCTGCTGCCAGTTGCCTTCGCCAATCATCTGCGACAGCAGTTCCCGCTTGCGTTTTTTGTCCACAAAGTGAACGTGCTGCGTGACCTGCTCAGAAGCCGTGTTGCGGCGAGCCACTTCCACCTCTTCCGGGTTATGCAGCAGCTTTTCAGCCAGCCCTTTAATGTCGTCGGAGAAGGTTGCCGAGAACAGCAGGTTCTGACGACGCGCAGGCAGCTTGGCCAGCACGCGGCGGATATCGTGGATAAAGCCCATATCCAGCATGCGGTCGGCTTCATCCAGGACCAGGATCTCGATCTGGTCGAGTTTCACGGCGTTCTGGTGCTCAAGATCCAGCAGACGTCCCGGCGTTGCCACCAGCACATCTACGCCGCCGCGCAGCTTCATCATCTGCGGGTTAATGCTCACGCCGCCAAAAACAACCAGCGAGCGGATATTCAAATATTTGCTGTAGTCGCGGACGTTCTCACCAATCTGCGCCGCCAGTTCGCGGGTCGGGGTGAGGATCAGCGCACGCACCGGGCGACGGCCCTTCAGGTGAGGCGCGCTGTCGGTCAGACGCTGTAACAGCGGCAGGGTAAACCCTGCGGTCTTGCCGGTACCGGTTTGGGCACTGGCCATCAGGTCGCGGCCTGCTAATACTACCGGAATTGCCTGACGCTGGATTGGGGTAGGCTCACGATAGCCCTGCTCTTCCACCGCACGCAAAATATCGGCATTCAGGCCGAGAGAATCAAAAGACATAGGAACTCCAGAACCGCCCTGACCGCATTGTGCGGTGTAGTTTCCAGGGGGAACATCACGCGCCAGCGCTATGCTGGCGAAGAGAGGAGGCGCAAACCACGGCGCCGTTCGCGTGCAGTGTAGCAGTTTTTGTGATCTTACGCATAAATTCTCTCTCCCCTCCCCTTAGCAGGATAAAGCCTCGAGCTGGACAGGCCTGATAACTTTGCTTACGCTTAATCAATCGATTGATTAACTTTTTAAGAGGTCGGTATGGCACCTTCACCGACGCCCGCCACCAGCCGCGGTGAGCAGGCTAAAAATGCGCTAATCGCCGCCGCCATCGCGCAGTTCGCCGAGTATGGAATGCATGCCACCACGCGCGACATCGCCGCTCAGGCCGGACAAAACATCGCCGCCATCACCTACTATTTTGGCTCGAAAGAGGCGCTGTATATGGCTTCGGCTCAATGGATTGCCGACTTCATCAGCGGTAATTTTCACGAGCATGTCGCCGCCGCAGAGGCCCTGCTGAGCCAGGCCGAACCGGACAAAGAGAAGATACGCCATCTTATTCACACCGCGCTGGGGCAGATGATTACCCTGCTGACCGCTGACGATACGCTCAACCTGAGTAAATTTATCTCCCGCGAACAGCTCTCTCCCACCGCCGCGTATCAGCTTATTCACCAGCAGGTTATCGAGCCTATGCACGCTCTGCTGACCACGCTGGTTGGGCACTACAGCGGGCGGGATCCCTTAGATACCGACACAATTTTGCACACCCACACGCTGCTCGGCCAGGTGCTGGCCTTTCGGCTTGGGCGAGAAACTATCCTGCTGCGCACCGGTTGGCCGCAGTTTGACCAGGCCAAGGTGCAGCAAATAAGCCGCGTGGTAATGAGCCACGTTGATTTCATCCTGCAGGGATTATCCGCAGACAGAGGAGACGCTAGTGATGAAGAATAAGAAGCCGGTGATTGCCGTCATTGTCATTTTAGCGCTCGCGGCGGCGGCGGTTGGTGGCTGGAAATGGTACCAAAGCACGCAGAACAGCGAGCTAACGCTGTACGGCAACGTGGATATCCGCACCGTTAACCTCAGCTTCCGGGTGGGAGGTCGACTCGCGGCGCTTGAGGTTGACGAGGGCGATGCTATCAAAGCCGGCGAACCGCTGGGGCTGATTGACAAAGCGCCTTATGAAAACGCCCTGCGTCAGGCAGAGGCAAACGTGGCGGCAGCCCAGGCGAAATACGATTTAATTATTGCGGGCTACCGCGACGAAGAGATAGCTCAGGCTGCCGCCCAGGTCAATCAGGCCCAGGCCGCTTATGATTATGCGCAAAACTTTTACCAGCGCCAGCAGGGGCTATGGGCAACCAAAACCATCTCGGCAAATGATTTAGCCAACGCCCGCTCCTCAAGCGACCAGGCAAAAGCCACGCTGAAAGCGGCGCAGGACAAGCTGAGCCAGTACCGCAGCGGCAATCGCCCGCAGGAAATTGCTCAGGCTCAGGCCAGCCTGCAGCAGGCAAAAGCGCAGCTGGCGCAGTCTCAGCTCGACCTGCAGGATACCACCCTGCTTGCCCCTTCTGACGGCACGCTGTTAACCCGAGCGGTTGAACCCGGCAGTATGCTGAACGCAGGCAGCACGGTGCTTACGCTCTCACTTACCCACCCGGTGTGGGTCCGCGCCTATATCGACGAAACCAATCTTGGCCAGGCAAAACCCGGCAGCGAACTGCTGATTTATACCGATGGCCGCCCGGATAAGCCCTACCACGGCAAGGTAGGTTTTGTTTCACCTACCGCTGAGTTCACCCCCAAAACCGTTGAAACGCCGGACCTGCGCACGGATTTAGTCTACCGCTTACGCATTATTGTCACCGATGCAGATGATGCGCTGCGTCAGGGGATGCCGGTCACGGTGACATTCAACGGCGGAACGCAGCATGAGCAGCCGTGATGCGGTCATTCGCCTGCAAGGGTTGGTAAAACGCTTCCCCGGGCTGGAAAAGCCGGCGGTCGCCAGCCTGGCGTGTGACATTCATGCCGGGGCGGTGACCGGGCTGGTTGGCCCCGACGGCGCGGGGAAAACCACGCTAATGAGGATGCTGGCCGGGCTGCTGCAGCCCAGCGAAGGTACGGCATCGGTTATCGGCCTCGACCCTATTAAGGACGATCGCGCCCTGCACGCAGAACTGGGCTATATGCCGCAGAAGTTTGGCCTGTACGAAGATTTAACGGTGATGGAAAACCTCACCCTCTACGCCGATCTGCGCGGCGTAACCGGTGAAGAGCGTAAAAGCACCTTTGCCCGGCTGCTGGAGTTTACCTCTCTGGGGCCGTTTACCGGACGCCTGGCGGGCAAACTCTCCGGCGGAATGAAACAAAAACTTGGCCTCGCCTGCACCCTCGTCGGACAGCCGAAAGTGCTGCTGCTGGACGAACCGGGCGTGGGCGTTGACCCTATCTCGAGGCGTGAGCTGTGGCAGATGGTGCACGAGCTGGCGGGCGAAGGGATGCTGATTCTGTGGAGCACGTCATACCTGGATGAAGCCGAGCAGTGCCGGGAAATATTGCTGATGAACGAGGGGGAACTGCTTTACCACGGTGCGCCTAAAGCGCTAACGCAGAAGATGGCCGGACGTTCGCTGCTGATCAGCCATGAGCGGGAGAACAATCGCCAGCTTCTGCAGCGGGCGCTGAAGCTACCGCAGGTCAGCGACGGCGTTATTCAGGGGCGCTCGGTACGGCTGATCCTGGCTAAAGAGGCGAAAGTGAGCGAGCTGGCAAACGCGCTGAATATCCCTGAGTCCAGCCTCAAAGAGACAGACCCGCGCTTTGAAGACGCCTTCATTGACTTGCTGGGCGGTGCCGCCGCTAACGAATCTCCCCTCGGCGATATTCTTCACACCGTAGACGGCGAATCCGGCGAGACGGTTATCCAGGCGGAAGAGCTGACGAAAAAATTCGGTGATTTTGCGGCAACCGACCACGTGAACTTTGCCGTCAAGCGCGGCGAGATCTTCGGGCTGCTTGGTCCGAACGGCGCGGGGAAGTCGACCACCTTCAAGATGATGTGCGGTTTGTTAGTCCCCACTTCAGGGAAGGCGCTGGTGCTGGATATGGACCTGAAAACCAGCTCAGGCAAGGCGCGCCAGCATCTTGGCTACATGGCGCAGAAATTCTCACTCTACGGCAACCTGACGGTAGCGCAAAACCTGCGTTTCTTCTCCGGGGTTTATGGCCTGCGCGGGCGCGCACAGCAGGAGAAAATAACCCGCATGAGCGAGGCATTTGCGCTGCAGCCGATCGCCAATAGCACCACGGACTCGCTGCCGCTGGGCTTTAAGCAGCGCCTGGCGCTCGCCTGTTCGCTGATGCATGAGCCGGACATTCTGTTTCTCGATGAGCCGACCTCAGGCGTTGACCCGATTACCCGGCGCGAATTCTGGCTGCATATCAACAGCATGGTTGAGAAAGGCGTTACGGTGATGGTGACCACTCACTTTATGGATGAGGCCGAATACTGCGACCGCATAGGACTGGTCTACCGGGGCAAGCTGATCGCCAGCGGCACGCCTGACGATCTGAAGCAGCAGATCGCGGATGACGAGACGCCAGATCCGACTATGGAGCAGGCGTTTATCGGGCTTATTCACGAATGGGATAAGGAACATAGCGATGAACGACCATAGCCAGAGAGTCTCGTGGCGACGGGTCCGCGCCCTGTGCGTTAAAGAAACGCGGCAAATTGTACGTGACCCCAGCAGCTGGTTAATCGCCGTGGTTATCCCTCTGCTGCTGCTGTTTATCTTCGGCTACGGCATCAACCTGGACTCCAGCCGCCTCCACGTCGGCGTCCTGATTGAGCAGCAGAGTGAAGAGGCGCTGGATTTCACCCACGCCATCAGCGCCTCGCCCTTTATTCAGCCCACGATAAGCGATAACCGCGCGCAGCTTGTAGAGCTGATGCAGGCCGGGAAAATTCGCGGTCTGGTGACCATCCCCACCGACTTTGCGCAGAACATGGCGCGCCCCGGCGCCACGGCACCGATCCAGGTGATAACCGACGGCAGCGAGCCAAATACGGCGAACTTTGTGCAGGGCTATATGCAGGGGATCTGGCAGCTCTGGCAGCAGCAGCGAGCGGAGGATCGCGGCGAACATTTTGAGCCGCTGATTGACGTGCAGCTGCGCTACTGGTTTAACCCCGCCGCCATCAGCCAGCACTTTATTATCCCCGGCGCGGTGACCATCATTATGACGGTCATTGGCGCCATACTGACCTCACTGGTCGTCGCTCGTGAATGGGAGCGCGGCACCATGGAAGCTCTGCTCTCAACCCAGGTGACGCGCACCGAACTGCTGCTCTGCAAGCTGGTGCCTTACTACGTGCTGGGGATGCTGGCGATGCTGCTCTGTATGCTGGTGACGGTATTTATCCTCGCCGTGCCGTGGCGCGGTTCACTGATTTTGTTGTTCCTGATAACCAGCCTGTTTTTACTCAGCACGCTGGGCATGGGGCTGCTGATTTCGACTATCACCCGCAACCAGTTCAACGCCGCTCAGGTGGCGCTTAACGCCGCGTTTTTACCCTCGATCATGCTGTCAGGCTTTATTTTCCAGATAGACAGCATGCCGGCGATTATCAGAGCGGTGACCTATGTCATCCCGGCTCGCTACTTCGTCAGTACCCTGCAAAGCCTGTTTCTGGCCGGGAACATCACTTCGGTGCTTATCGTCAACACGCTGTTTTTAATTGCCTCGGCGGTGATGTTTATCGGCCTGACGGCGCTGAAAACCAAACGCCGGCTCGATTAAGGGAGAACGCATGTTTTATCGTTTATGGACGTTAATTCGCAAAGAACTGCAGTCGCTGCTGCGCGAACCGCAGACCCGCGCCATCCTGATTTTGCCGGTGCTGCTGCAGGTCGTTCTGTTTCCGTTTGCCGCGACGCTCGAGGTGACTAACGCCACCATCGCCATCTATAACGAGGATAACGGTAACCACTCGATTGAGCTAACCCAGCGCTTTGCCCGCGCCAGCGCCTTCAGCAACGTGTTGCTGCTCAAAAGCCCGCAGGAGATCCGGCCGACTATCGATAACCAGAAAGCGTTGCTGCTGATTCGCTTCCCGGCCAATTTCTCGCGCGATATCGCCAGCCAGCAGCCGGCGAAGCTGCAAATCCTGCTCGACGGGCGTAACTCAAACAGCGCGCAGATCGCGGCCAATTATCTCCAGCAAATCGTCAATAACTATCAGCAAGAGCTGATGACAGGGATGCCAAAACCAAACAATAGCGAGCTGACGATCCGCAACTGGTATAACCCAAACCTGGATTACAAATGGTTTGTTGTACCGTCGCTGATTGCCATGATAACCACCATTGGCGTCATGATCGTCACCTCCCTCTCCGTCGCCCGTGAACGTGAGCAGGGTACGCTCGACCAGCTGCTGGTTTCACCGCTGGCTACCTGGCAAATCTTTATCGGCAAGGCCGTTCCCGCGCAGATCGTCGCGCTGGTTCAGGCCACCATCGTGCTGGCGGTGGGGATCTGGGGCTACCACATTCCCTTCTCCGGTTCGCTGCTGCTGTTTTACTTCACGATGATTATCTATGGACTTTCGCTGGTAGGGTTTGGGCTGCTGATTTCCGCCCTCTGCTCAACCCAGCAGCAGGCGTTTATCGGCGTTTTTGTCTTTATGATGCCGGCGATTCTGCTCTCCGGCTATGTCTCGCCGGTTGAAAACATACCGGTTTGGCTGCAGGAACTAACGTGGATAAACCCGATTCGCCATTTCACCGATATCACGAAGCAGATTTACCTGAA
This region of Cedecea lapagei genomic DNA includes:
- a CDS encoding ABC transporter permease, translating into MFYRLWTLIRKELQSLLREPQTRAILILPVLLQVVLFPFAATLEVTNATIAIYNEDNGNHSIELTQRFARASAFSNVLLLKSPQEIRPTIDNQKALLLIRFPANFSRDIASQQPAKLQILLDGRNSNSAQIAANYLQQIVNNYQQELMTGMPKPNNSELTIRNWYNPNLDYKWFVVPSLIAMITTIGVMIVTSLSVAREREQGTLDQLLVSPLATWQIFIGKAVPAQIVALVQATIVLAVGIWGYHIPFSGSLLLFYFTMIIYGLSLVGFGLLISALCSTQQQAFIGVFVFMMPAILLSGYVSPVENIPVWLQELTWINPIRHFTDITKQIYLKDASFGIVWQSLWPLLVIAATTGSAAYWMFRRKIA